A single genomic interval of Pochonia chlamydosporia 170 chromosome 7, whole genome shotgun sequence harbors:
- a CDS encoding acetyltransferase (similar to Trichoderma reesei QM6a XP_006964221.1): MTREPHIRLARKEDVATILSFIKAGSVDQSPNTEIAATESRLLATLHFEDEETVTPTTSPKFGWPLIIYSPENKPSGLAIYYHNYSTWAAAPGICLEELYVVPEYRSHGYAKLLIETIAQKAQDTGCIKLDWLCLRDNQRALRFYEKVGAKTMENWVALKVDEQTMADLARRTLTND, from the exons ATGACGAGGGAACCGCATATCCGATTGGCTCGTAAAGAAG ACGTGGCTACCATTCTCTCATTCATCAAGGCAGGGTCTGTCGACCAGAGCCCCAACACGGAGATTGCAGCGACTGAGTCTCGCCTGTTGGCGACTCTCCAttttgaagatgaagaaacaGTCACACCAACGACTTCACCAAAGTTTGGTTGGCCACTCATAATTTATTCTCCGGAAAATAAACCATCTGGCCTTGCGATTTACTACCACAACTACTCGACATGGGCAGCTGCGCCCGGAATATGCCTAGAGGAGCTCTATGTGGTCCCCGAGTATCGGTCCCATGGTTACGCTAAATTGCTAATAGAAACAATCGCTCAGAAAGCACAAGACACGGGCTGCATCAAACTGGATTGGCTCTGCTTACGGGATAATCAACGGGCTTTGCGCTTCTATGAGAAGGTTGGGGCCAAGACAATGGAAAACTGGGTGGCTCTCAAGGTTGATGAGCAGACCATGGCGGACCTCGCACGAAGGACACTCACCAACGATTAG
- a CDS encoding biotin protein ligase (similar to Zymoseptoria tritici IPO323 XP_003847900.1): MRFHRLLTAWAVVSTTSNGFIANAAQPRALVYRGPAACKGCAEAVAQLLENSPQKFTVTYVGPNEDTNISSDSLKGVDVYAQPGGPDLNSAWAELQDHQTELRDFITKQGGRYLGFCLGAFLAGSTPGLGLLPEGANAVSERKQDNAQVTNTRDTIIQIDWTFRSSIGNYSKGETAVNRWVYFQDGAAITGLSGGNSSVLGRYSQNGDVAASLTPLGKGWVALVGAHPEATKSWYRSYDLSNPDGLNSTIDIGYDFVTAAMGRTGTNTTSNKTSEESAANPGGQQQGRLALPCLLGWFALGLAIFWI; this comes from the exons ATGCGGTTTCACAGGTTGCTCACAGCCTGGGCTGTCGTTTCGACAACCTCAAACGGCTTTATAGCCAATGCAGCGCAACCTCGGGCACTGGTCTACCGTGGCCCTGCGGCATGTAAGGGATGCGCCGAAGCAGTAGCCCAGCTTCTCGAAAATTCACCTCAGAAATTCACAGTCACATATGTCGGCCCAAACGAGGATACCAATATTAGCAGTGATAGCTTAAAAGGTGTAGATGTGTATGCGCAGCCAGGGGGTCCAG ACCTTAATTCGGCTTGGGCAGAGTTACAGGATCACCAAACGGAGCTTCGCGACTTCATTACAAAGCAGGGAGGTCGCTACTTGGGATTTTGCTTGGGAGCTTTTCTAGCTGGCAGTACGCCCGGGCTAGGGCTGCTCCCTGAAGGCGCCAATGCCGTCTCGGAGAGAAAACAGGACAATGCGCAGGTGACGAACACGAGAGACACCATCATCCAAATAGACTGGACATTTCGATCCTCTATCGGCAATTACAGCAAAGGCGAAACAGCGGTAAATCGATGGGTATACTTCCAGGATGGTGCCGCTATTACTGGCCTCTCCGGTGGTAATAGCAGTGTGTTGGGCCGATACTCGCAGAACGGAGACGTAGCAGCCTCCTTGACGCCGCTTGGTAAAGGGTGGGTTGCCCTGGTCGGGGCACACCCAGAGGCAACGAAAAGCTGGT ATCGATCCTATGATCTAAGCAACCCTGACGGCTTGAATTCGACCATTGATATCGGTTATGACTTTGTTACCGCAGCCATGGGAAGGACGGGCACAAATACCACGTCAAATAAAACGTCAGAAGAGAGTGCGGCAAACCCAGGTGGACAACAACAAGGGAGGCTGGCCCTGCCATGCCTACTTGGTTGGTTTGCTTTGGGATTGGCCATTTTTTGGATTTAA
- a CDS encoding heterokaryon incompatibility protein (similar to Togninia minima UCRPA7 XP_007917979.1), which yields MAPPAGVTLIRYQPLDRGGNEIRLLEVRPTSTNDINDRVVCRLVHERPSELSEFIGLSSLYGDIAVTEPILLNGSQIAIPAHLAQAMRYLRGVFSGAAGQPTPSSSTTDIHCATRIDEPRTPKKTPSWLRSLLKNVRHKFADPHGSSSSPDRTPPLRIWLDLLCINRRDAREESERRSQMARAYRHAKMVVGWLGPRDSTSDLAINIIQAWDKCMPASFGEPGDREAHPENYAPKLQWMGPVAHLSHIPEDITDPRDVPSYKAISDFLNRPYFRNAWLLDDMAMARFPAFLLGDDIVSWMQILRLNRVNEEIKDHGADMFPDDLRPLLDYLPLGSVYTFLKDFDRRLRLEGNSLEIVSTSSS from the coding sequence ATGGCGCCACCTGCGGGTGTGACATTGATTCGCTACCAGCCATTGGATCGCGGTGGCAATGAGATACGACTGTTGGAAGTTCGGCCAACTTCGACCAACGACATCAACGATCGCGTCGTGTGTCGTTTAGTACACGAGAGACCAAGTGAGTTGTCTGAATTTATCGGTCTCTCGTCACTCTACGGCGACATTGCCGTTACCGAGCCCATCCTGCTCAATGGTTCTCAGATTGCTATCCCTGCGCACCTCGCGCAGGCTATGCGCTACCTTCGAGGTGTCTTCTCTGGCGCTGCTGGCCAGCCAACACCCAGTTCATCGACGACAGATATTCATTGCGCAACACGAATTGACGAGCCACGAACGCCCAAGAAGACTCCCAGCTGGCTCCGGTCCCTCCTCAAGAACGTGCGGCACAAGTTTGCCGACCCGCACGGCTCCAGCTCATCCCCAGATCGAACACCCCCATTGCGTATTTGGCTGGACCTCTTATGTATCAATAGGCGGGATGCTCGCGAGGAATCGGAGCGGCGCTCACAAATGGCTCGAGCCTACCGCCACGCGAAGATGGTCGTTGGCTGGTTAGGGCCGAGGGACTCGACTTCCGATCTCGCCATTAACATCATCCAGGCGTGGGATAAATGCATGCCTGCTTCATTTGGCGAGCCTGGTGACCGTGAGGCTCACCCAGAGAACTACGCACCTAAGCTGCAATGGATGGGCCCTGTCGCACATTTAAGCCATATTCCTGAAGATATTACCGACCCGCGAGACGTCCCAAGTTACAAAGCGATCAGCGATTTCCTCAACCGACCTTATTTTCGAAACGCATGGCTTCTCGACGATATGGCCATGGCTCGGTTTCCGGCTTTTCTATTGGGCGATGACATTGTGTCCTGGATGCAGATTTTACGACTTAATCGCGTCAATGAAGAAATCAAGGACCACGGTGCTGATATGTTCCCTGACGACCTGCGACCGTTGCTCGACTATCTGCCACTTGGGAGTGTGTACACCTTTTTAAAGGATTTTGATAGGCGCCTAAGATTAGAGGGCAATTCCCTAGAGATAGTTTCAACATCGAGCTCATAG